Proteins from one Mycoplasma sp. Pen4 genomic window:
- a CDS encoding replication-associated recombination protein A, with amino-acid sequence MKNLANLVRPSTLNDIVGQYHVINLLKEVVKNNVTASFLFFGEAGTGKTSTAFCLANDLGLKSGYFNASVDSKADLTKLLKECEVIIIDEIHRLNKDKQDILLSYLEFDKIIVYATTTENPYFRVNPAVRSRMQILQFNKISEQDIVKKLRQIINDHYKNLNISDNLLLDLSRFSSGDLRSSINNLQMLAFCKNDNEPVTKDDLKTIVPNINFYSDLNSSAHYNNLSAFHKSLRGSDVDAALYYGLLILKSGDYDGLFRRMQCVAYEDIGHSSPNVSLRVNAAIQAYERLGMPEGGLPIAFAIIDLALAPKSNSVIEAIERTNSLLDAGKIYEIPKHLRDAHYASAAKLGDGKGYKYPHDYKNNWVEQQYLPRQLKDVNLYQPGDNDNEQKYQKYWEIIKQFK; translated from the coding sequence ATGAAAAATTTAGCAAATTTAGTTAGACCGTCAACCCTAAATGATATCGTTGGTCAATATCATGTAATTAATTTACTGAAAGAAGTTGTTAAAAATAATGTAACAGCTAGTTTTTTGTTTTTTGGTGAAGCAGGAACAGGTAAAACATCAACAGCATTTTGCTTGGCTAACGATTTAGGTTTAAAAAGCGGTTACTTTAATGCATCAGTTGATTCAAAAGCAGATTTAACTAAATTACTTAAAGAATGTGAAGTAATTATCATTGATGAGATTCATCGACTTAATAAAGATAAACAAGATATTCTGCTCTCATATTTAGAGTTTGACAAAATTATTGTTTATGCAACTACTACTGAAAACCCATATTTTAGAGTTAACCCTGCTGTTAGAAGCAGAATGCAAATACTGCAATTTAACAAAATTTCAGAGCAAGATATCGTTAAAAAATTAAGACAAATAATTAATGATCATTATAAAAATCTAAATATTAGCGATAACTTATTGTTAGATTTATCACGTTTTTCATCAGGAGATCTAAGATCAAGTATTAACAATTTACAAATGTTAGCATTTTGTAAAAATGATAATGAACCAGTGACAAAAGATGATTTAAAAACCATTGTGCCAAATATCAATTTTTATAGTGATTTAAATTCATCAGCGCATTATAATAATCTCTCTGCATTCCACAAATCACTAAGAGGTTCAGATGTCGATGCGGCATTGTATTATGGTTTATTAATTTTAAAATCAGGTGATTATGATGGACTTTTTAGAAGAATGCAATGCGTTGCTTACGAAGATATCGGACATTCATCACCAAATGTTTCGTTAAGAGTTAATGCAGCAATTCAAGCATATGAAAGACTCGGAATGCCTGAAGGAGGCTTACCAATTGCATTTGCAATTATTGATTTAGCGCTAGCACCTAAGAGTAATTCGGTAATCGAAGCAATTGAGCGTACTAACTCATTACTTGATGCAGGGAAAATTTATGAAATACCAAAACATCTTCGTGATGCTCATTATGCATCTGCTGCAAAATTGGGTGATGGTAAGGGTTATAAATATCCACACGATTACAAAAACAATTGAGTTGAGCAACAATATTTACCAAGACAACTTAAAGATGTCAATTTATATCAACCTGGTGATAATGATAATGAACAAAAATACCAAAAATATTGAGAGATAATAAAACAATTTAAATAA
- a CDS encoding uracil-DNA glycosylase produces MKNSFIEILQSEGKKPYFDNIINGLREEGKKTVIYPEQVQIFRPFDYFQVAETKVIILGQDPYHTYGYADGLAFSTGNNKLSPSLRNIFKELKKDYPKIKLDSTDLTPWAKQGVLLLNTVLTVSHGEPNSHKNFGWQSFTKKVIQEVVKVNPNVILVLLGKEAQKFAKDIEINPDNVIATSHPSPYSYKKGFENSGIFKLINKKLKKHNEQPIDWNLEGGK; encoded by the coding sequence ATGAAAAATAGTTTTATTGAAATTTTACAAAGCGAGGGTAAAAAACCTTACTTTGACAACATTATTAACGGTTTAAGAGAAGAAGGTAAAAAAACAGTTATTTATCCAGAACAAGTCCAAATTTTCCGTCCATTTGACTACTTCCAAGTTGCAGAAACGAAAGTAATTATTCTTGGTCAAGATCCATACCACACATATGGTTATGCTGATGGTCTTGCATTTTCAACAGGTAATAATAAACTTTCACCATCATTAAGAAACATCTTTAAAGAACTTAAAAAAGATTATCCTAAAATAAAATTAGATTCAACAGACTTAACTCCATGAGCAAAACAAGGTGTTTTACTCTTAAATACAGTCCTAACAGTATCTCATGGTGAGCCAAACTCACATAAAAACTTTGGTTGACAATCATTTACCAAAAAAGTTATTCAAGAAGTTGTTAAAGTCAACCCTAATGTGATTTTAGTTCTCTTAGGTAAAGAAGCGCAAAAATTTGCTAAAGATATTGAAATCAACCCGGACAATGTTATTGCGACATCTCACCCAAGTCCATACTCTTACAAAAAAGGATTTGAAAACTCAGGTATTTTTAAATTAATCAACAAAAAACTTAAAAAACACAATGAGCAACCAATTGATTGAAATTTAGAAGGAGGTAAATAA
- a CDS encoding LemA family protein has product MANELDELTGTVNENGRDINVIEKQLKVEVGRGSLVFQIFLWFPLIIPGLIFLFMKIGARNHFRRLQQNIQHNASQIDNFIEQRVVILENVAAIVRQSIQLDKDVMLGVAGLRSGIVPGGNNDAVRSEINSQVDALLGNIKVQVERYPELKAHESLTQAMQQNSYLQKEITAAREIYNDRVLQWNQDLFRWPTKMIVAAKAGYTTRIPFTTSKEVKQRSREVFF; this is encoded by the coding sequence ATGGCAAACGAATTAGATGAATTAACAGGTACAGTAAACGAAAATGGACGTGACATCAATGTTATTGAAAAGCAATTAAAAGTTGAAGTAGGTAGGGGTTCATTAGTATTTCAAATCTTTTTATGATTCCCATTAATTATTCCAGGACTTATTTTCTTATTTATGAAAATAGGGGCAAGAAACCACTTCAGAAGATTACAACAAAATATTCAGCACAATGCATCACAAATTGATAACTTTATTGAACAAAGAGTTGTTATTTTAGAAAATGTTGCTGCAATCGTAAGACAATCAATTCAGTTAGATAAAGACGTAATGCTTGGTGTAGCTGGATTAAGATCAGGAATTGTTCCTGGTGGTAATAATGATGCAGTTAGATCAGAAATCAACTCACAAGTTGATGCATTACTTGGAAATATTAAAGTTCAAGTAGAAAGATATCCAGAATTAAAAGCACATGAATCATTAACACAAGCAATGCAACAAAATTCATATCTACAAAAAGAAATTACAGCAGCTCGTGAAATTTACAATGATAGAGTGCTTCAATGAAACCAAGATCTTTTCAGATGACCTACAAAAATGATTGTTGCTGCTAAAGCAGGATATACAACAAGAATTCCATTTACAACTTCAAAAGAAGTTAAACAAAGATCAAGAGAAGTATTTTTCTAA
- the pheS gene encoding phenylalanine--tRNA ligase subunit alpha, producing MELKLELINNLEDLKQAKAKVFSNEGEIFKLQQELKAAPVEQKKELGQKITQLKNKYNEFFAAAEARIARLKIENKINSEFIDVTKPVSQVGSLHPITIVEERLKDWFIQHGYYQQEEGEIVSDMYNFERLNIPSDHPARAMHDSLYLNATTLLRTHNTGITAKVLEENKNQEISTFAIGKVYRNDEDDATHSHQFTQVDFVSVGHVSFSNLIWTLKSLLSYVLEEEVEIRLRPSYFPFTEPSVEVDVFYKNRWIEILGAGMLHPRVLELAGYNNDFNGFAAGIGIERITMIKYGFNDIRDLYRNDLRVLEQFKNEK from the coding sequence ATGGAATTAAAATTAGAATTAATTAATAATTTAGAAGACCTAAAACAAGCAAAAGCTAAAGTGTTTTCTAATGAAGGTGAAATTTTTAAACTTCAACAAGAACTTAAAGCAGCACCCGTTGAACAAAAGAAAGAACTTGGACAAAAAATTACACAATTAAAAAATAAATATAATGAATTCTTTGCAGCAGCAGAAGCAAGAATTGCAAGATTAAAAATCGAAAATAAAATCAATTCAGAATTTATTGATGTTACAAAGCCGGTTTCTCAAGTTGGTTCATTGCACCCAATCACAATCGTTGAAGAAAGATTAAAAGATTGATTCATTCAACATGGATACTACCAACAAGAAGAAGGTGAAATTGTATCTGATATGTACAATTTTGAGCGCCTAAACATACCAAGTGACCACCCAGCAAGAGCAATGCACGACTCACTTTATTTAAATGCAACCACATTATTAAGAACACATAACACAGGTATTACAGCTAAAGTTCTTGAAGAAAATAAAAATCAAGAAATTTCAACATTTGCAATCGGTAAAGTCTACCGTAATGATGAAGATGATGCAACTCACTCACACCAATTTACACAAGTTGATTTCGTTTCAGTTGGTCATGTAAGTTTTTCTAACTTAATTTGAACACTTAAAAGTTTACTTAGTTATGTACTTGAAGAAGAAGTTGAAATCAGACTGCGTCCAAGTTATTTCCCATTCACTGAACCATCTGTAGAAGTTGATGTTTTCTACAAAAATCGTTGAATCGAGATCCTTGGAGCCGGAATGTTACATCCAAGAGTTTTAGAATTAGCAGGATATAACAATGATTTTAATGGTTTTGCAGCCGGAATTGGAATTGAAAGAATCACAATGATTAAATATGGATTTAACGACATTCGGGACTTATACCGTAATGATTTAAGAGTATTGGAGCAATTTAAAAATGAAAAATAG
- the coaD gene encoding pantetheine-phosphate adenylyltransferase, producing MQNKKNALYPGSFNPIHKGHLSIIDKASKLFDTLYVVVSFNPDKNNLEDIEKNYEIVLNLLSDKENIKVIKNKNQLTAELAKELNATYLIRSARNIQDYEYELELAAGNKYLNENLETILIMPDYENIEFSSTLQRHKERLK from the coding sequence ATGCAAAATAAAAAAAATGCACTTTATCCTGGTTCATTTAACCCAATACACAAGGGACATTTGTCAATCATTGATAAAGCAAGCAAATTATTTGATACTTTATATGTAGTTGTATCATTTAATCCAGATAAAAATAACTTAGAAGATATCGAAAAGAACTATGAGATAGTATTAAATCTTTTAAGTGATAAAGAAAATATTAAAGTTATAAAAAATAAAAATCAACTAACTGCAGAATTAGCAAAAGAGTTAAACGCAACTTATCTAATTCGTAGTGCCAGAAACATTCAAGACTATGAGTATGAATTAGAATTAGCAGCAGGTAATAAATACCTTAATGAAAATTTAGAAACAATTCTCATAATGCCAGACTATGAAAATATTGAATTTTCATCAACTTTACAAAGACACAAAGAAAGATTAAAATAA
- a CDS encoding MAG1430 family protein — protein MKAKLLSIAFALAGASTVIGLSTGIAVIANKQKTQVTKEEKLAQYELIVSNNFKKNMLKRLASEFATQPLARISSVPTLWNNEKWSKEIFYKTQITKQEFESDNNYNHDFLLVNKNTGALFNVERSSFQSITFKSFANDLTGTLYLQVTLENKDEKDQTKNEQIIHVYELSGFATINQINKYDQFIDVEVTKIKDKDAFKKEFTRFSEFYAAYSSLGVSERPAFIQKWFTLPSNNLVEYDLSNATLTTETNEQNQDIIKLVIPYKIKVLAAENKPDQLNKIDLYSPNDQELVSSNTIVINFY, from the coding sequence ATGAAAGCAAAATTATTATCAATAGCATTTGCACTTGCTGGAGCAAGTACTGTAATTGGTTTATCAACAGGAATTGCTGTAATTGCTAATAAACAAAAAACACAAGTAACAAAAGAAGAAAAATTAGCGCAATATGAATTGATTGTCTCAAATAATTTTAAGAAAAACATGTTAAAACGTTTAGCTAGTGAATTTGCTACACAACCACTTGCTAGAATAAGTTCAGTCCCAACGCTTTGAAATAATGAAAAATGAAGTAAAGAAATCTTTTACAAAACTCAAATTACAAAACAAGAATTTGAAAGTGATAACAACTACAATCACGACTTCCTTCTAGTAAATAAAAATACAGGTGCATTATTTAATGTTGAAAGATCATCATTCCAAAGCATAACTTTCAAATCATTTGCTAATGATTTAACTGGTACTTTATACCTTCAAGTCACACTTGAAAACAAAGATGAAAAAGATCAAACTAAGAACGAACAAATTATTCATGTTTATGAACTTTCGGGATTTGCAACAATTAATCAAATCAACAAATATGACCAATTCATTGATGTTGAAGTTACAAAAATTAAAGATAAAGACGCATTTAAAAAAGAATTTACAAGATTCTCAGAATTCTATGCAGCATATAGTTCTTTAGGTGTTTCTGAAAGACCTGCATTTATTCAAAAATGATTTACTCTTCCATCAAACAACTTAGTTGAATATGATCTTTCAAATGCAACATTAACAACAGAAACAAATGAACAAAATCAAGATATTATTAAATTAGTAATTCCATATAAAATTAAAGTTCTTGCAGCAGAGAATAAACCTGATCAATTAAATAAAATTGATTTATATTCACCAAATGATCAAGAATTAGTTTCTTCAAACACAATTGTAATTAACTTCTATTAA
- a CDS encoding acetate/propionate family kinase, with product MNNQKVLVINAGSSSIKLSLFAKDTLELLASGIAERITLPMGNIAIKYQGQKHEVEVVMPNHEVAVQEVYKLMQQINLVTKPEEIEYIGFRVVQGGTYFDKTIQVTDKEIALIDKCSIYAPLHNPGAVQAMLGFKKVFPAAKLSADFDTAFHTTINRVNSTYAIPKELTEKYQIKRYGAHGISHDFITEKLSEILNKDKVTFVNLHLGNGGSLCAVKDSKSFDTTMGLTPLAGIMMGTRSGDIDPSIHQFVMNQENISIDEFTNILNKESGLYGVSGVSSDMRDVTAAAKNGNEDAAFALDLFAQRVADYTALYSNKIGGNPDAIVFTAGIGENVAFMRKMIIDKLFFKNIKIDDSINEGQIGDYQLISTPDSEVKVYVIRTNEELVIARNALKVYAK from the coding sequence ATGAACAATCAAAAAGTTTTAGTTATTAATGCTGGAAGTAGTTCAATCAAATTAAGTCTTTTTGCTAAAGACACATTAGAATTACTTGCAAGTGGTATTGCTGAAAGAATCACTTTACCTATGGGAAATATTGCAATTAAATACCAAGGACAAAAACATGAAGTTGAAGTAGTAATGCCAAACCATGAAGTTGCAGTTCAAGAAGTTTATAAATTAATGCAACAAATTAACTTAGTTACTAAACCAGAAGAAATTGAATACATCGGATTTAGAGTTGTACAAGGTGGAACATACTTTGATAAAACAATTCAAGTAACAGATAAGGAAATTGCTTTAATTGACAAATGTTCAATTTATGCACCATTACACAATCCTGGAGCAGTACAAGCAATGCTTGGATTCAAAAAAGTTTTCCCTGCTGCTAAATTATCAGCAGATTTTGATACTGCATTCCACACAACAATCAACAGAGTTAACTCAACATATGCTATTCCAAAAGAATTAACCGAAAAATACCAAATCAAACGTTATGGAGCACACGGAATTAGCCACGATTTCATTACTGAAAAATTATCAGAAATCTTAAACAAAGACAAAGTTACATTTGTTAACTTACACCTTGGGAACGGTGGAAGTTTATGTGCTGTTAAAGATTCAAAATCATTTGATACAACAATGGGACTTACACCACTTGCTGGAATCATGATGGGGACACGTTCAGGAGATATCGATCCATCAATTCACCAATTTGTTATGAACCAAGAAAACATCTCAATTGATGAATTCACAAACATTTTAAACAAAGAAAGTGGATTATATGGTGTATCAGGAGTTTCATCAGATATGCGTGATGTAACTGCTGCTGCTAAAAACGGGAATGAAGATGCTGCATTTGCATTAGATTTATTTGCACAAAGAGTTGCAGATTACACAGCATTATATTCAAACAAAATCGGTGGAAATCCAGATGCAATCGTATTCACAGCTGGTATCGGTGAAAACGTAGCATTTATGCGTAAAATGATTATTGATAAATTATTCTTTAAAAACATTAAAATTGATGATTCAATTAATGAAGGTCAAATCGGTGATTACCAATTAATTTCAACACCAGATAGTGAAGTTAAAGTTTATGTAATCAGAACTAATGAAGAATTAGTTATCGCAAGAAATGCATTAAAAGTTTATGCAAAATAA
- a CDS encoding MAG1210 family protein: MSEKVLFDTSYELINDYKNKYKPLHIENCSNFIDELAKKAEIDLDQHRSTCKSYYKEEKKYNDAHSVEVGYMIGFIVTLVAAVLLGLFSPLVYKQLEAFIPMVVLAILLLIISFAWLLPKYLKYKKIAKGFRNVMEKIKAEAKEQLSPIFGRFGLDIKENLMQKTFPQITLDKFTNQTRINQFINVDDGNAYDYLQGIDDRTSTLYLQSGEIYSSPFIYKVSKNHIMGKKTYTGSITIFWSETVRDSEGHFKTVQRSQVLTASVTKPFPEYYKTIDLVYLNNAVPNLSFSRQASDAHLKTESQLKKLIKKRSKHFISLDEHALKNNSTFKSISGNLEFESLFNCTDRDNEAEYRMMFTPLAQRKMQEIITDRTESFGDDFTWIKQKKTNILQSDRLSEFPFLDNEFLRYLTHFDFEKLKEDFIKYQIYYFKTIYFSLAPFLSIPIYTQTKFDDEFDSTFRYVSEFEAEKIVNAAHLGTIMHPLCQTEVINKTNAIKSHNGHELVQIKSYGYRTEERVDYIMQKGGDGNIHTIPVPWIEYLPVTRTTIGSFKTNLESVADTDIKYFNGEFNDSFVDYFDDVLDTLDAKEEKPETELQTRWVDHFKFNLFSDSLYIKDDEGHI; encoded by the coding sequence ATGTCAGAAAAAGTATTATTTGATACAAGTTATGAACTAATTAATGATTACAAAAATAAATATAAACCATTACACATTGAGAATTGTTCTAACTTTATTGATGAATTAGCTAAAAAAGCCGAAATAGATCTAGATCAACATAGATCAACTTGCAAATCATATTATAAAGAGGAAAAGAAGTATAATGACGCTCACTCCGTAGAAGTGGGTTATATGATAGGTTTCATCGTGACACTTGTTGCAGCCGTTCTACTTGGATTGTTTTCACCTTTAGTATATAAACAACTTGAAGCATTTATACCTATGGTGGTTTTAGCAATTTTATTACTAATTATATCTTTTGCATGATTGCTACCTAAGTATTTAAAATACAAGAAAATTGCAAAAGGTTTCCGTAATGTTATGGAAAAAATAAAAGCAGAAGCAAAAGAACAACTTTCCCCTATTTTTGGACGTTTTGGTCTAGATATTAAAGAAAATTTAATGCAAAAAACTTTTCCACAAATTACATTGGATAAATTTACAAATCAGACTAGAATAAATCAATTTATAAATGTTGATGATGGTAATGCATATGATTATCTTCAAGGAATTGACGATAGAACATCAACATTATATTTACAATCAGGTGAAATTTACTCATCACCATTTATCTACAAAGTTTCTAAAAATCACATTATGGGTAAAAAAACATATACAGGTTCAATTACTATTTTTTGATCAGAAACAGTAAGAGATAGTGAAGGTCATTTTAAAACGGTACAAAGATCACAAGTTCTTACTGCATCAGTAACAAAACCATTTCCAGAATATTACAAAACTATTGATTTAGTTTATCTTAATAATGCTGTACCTAATTTATCATTCTCACGTCAAGCTTCTGATGCACATTTAAAAACAGAAAGCCAATTAAAGAAATTAATCAAAAAACGTTCAAAACACTTTATAAGTTTAGATGAACATGCACTAAAAAACAATTCTACTTTTAAATCTATTTCAGGTAATTTAGAGTTTGAGTCATTATTCAATTGTACTGATAGAGATAATGAAGCAGAATACAGAATGATGTTTACGCCTTTGGCACAACGTAAAATGCAAGAAATCATTACGGACAGAACAGAAAGTTTTGGTGATGATTTCACTTGAATTAAACAAAAGAAAACCAATATTTTACAATCAGATAGATTATCTGAATTTCCGTTTTTAGATAATGAATTTTTAAGATATTTAACTCACTTTGATTTTGAAAAACTTAAAGAAGACTTTATTAAATATCAAATTTATTACTTTAAAACAATTTATTTCTCACTTGCACCATTTTTATCAATTCCAATTTACACACAAACTAAATTTGATGATGAATTTGATTCAACATTTAGATATGTTTCTGAATTTGAGGCAGAAAAAATAGTTAATGCCGCACATTTAGGAACTATTATGCACCCATTGTGTCAAACTGAAGTAATTAATAAAACTAATGCTATAAAATCACATAATGGTCATGAATTAGTTCAAATAAAATCATATGGATATCGTACCGAAGAAAGAGTTGATTACATAATGCAAAAAGGTGGTGATGGTAATATACACACCATTCCTGTTCCTTGAATTGAGTATTTACCAGTTACAAGAACAACTATCGGTTCATTCAAGACTAACCTTGAAAGTGTTGCTGATACTGATATTAAGTACTTTAACGGTGAGTTTAATGACTCATTTGTAGATTACTTTGATGATGTTTTGGATACACTTGATGCAAAAGAAGAAAAACCAGAAACTGAACTTCAAACAAGATGAGTTGATCATTTTAAATTTAATTTATTTAGTGACTCATTATATATCAAAGATGATGAAGGTCACATTTAA
- the yihA gene encoding ribosome biogenesis GTP-binding protein YihA/YsxC: protein MFKFIKSATKKENWYEHNNKEVAFWGRSNVGKSSLINAIVSNGKLARVSKTPGRTQLLNFFENEHNAVLVDLPGYGYAKMSETKRIEMMKMIEEYLLNRKNLESLYLLIDSRHGITGTDFPILEFLVENKIPFAIVFTKADKLKQKDKAQLAKKIKQYYQEFGEFDYFIVSSESKMNIHKLIEDLNEILGE from the coding sequence ATGTTTAAATTTATAAAATCAGCAACCAAAAAAGAAAATTGATACGAACACAATAATAAAGAAGTTGCTTTTTGGGGACGTTCTAATGTTGGTAAAAGTTCATTAATCAATGCAATAGTTTCAAACGGAAAATTAGCACGTGTGTCAAAAACACCAGGTAGAACACAATTGCTTAACTTCTTTGAAAACGAACACAATGCAGTATTAGTTGACTTACCAGGTTATGGTTATGCTAAAATGTCTGAAACTAAACGTATTGAAATGATGAAAATGATTGAAGAATACTTACTTAACCGTAAAAATCTTGAATCATTATACTTACTAATTGATTCACGGCACGGAATAACTGGTACAGATTTTCCGATTCTAGAATTCTTGGTTGAAAACAAAATTCCATTTGCAATTGTTTTCACTAAGGCTGATAAATTAAAACAAAAAGACAAAGCACAATTAGCTAAAAAGATTAAACAATATTATCAAGAATTTGGTGAATTTGACTACTTCATAGTTTCAAGTGAAAGTAAAATGAATATCCATAAATTAATAGAAGACTTAAATGAAATCTTAGGTGAATAA
- a CDS encoding phenylalanine--tRNA ligase subunit beta codes for MYLSLNHLNTYFKNRKVSAEEVSNALNALGLEVEEIKQFSDVKGLLFAEVLKVCDNPKQPRLDIVEIKTKDGNKTIQTNNKVLKPGDITICFPVGASKGDMVFGAVELQGHISEGMFASWSEIGYDWTLLSEKDQVLVLPNGFATINDDPMQKLGLDDTIIEISTTANRNDANSYYVIAQEIAAYYGDLGLAFHIKDTKSTFNSDVKATNGIAKALTFTEIKGKKASTLEDKMLLAKHGIDAKFDWAVNLTNLTLLNIGVPAHVYDRTKIANNLTTSTYTGKLTILGEKEVELNNVLVVNDDKEPISIACAMGLEKSKTTLETNDYLFEVGVFDHSQVRHSAKELKMISNSASQGSRVITPQLANLAMQYIRMNAEGLEISQIINPVDYRSHKKIAFDASKLQKYTNSHDITKFDEAKSQLSNLGYIFENDYVLVPNYRYDVNIFEDIIEELFRYYSYDKFEPQAVKSVPLITQNRDISKNLIQAQGYSEARTFTLVSREKAQLNPFNFANDINLMTFVSKERETIRNSIITSLSEVVEYNQKRKITNINIFEKGMINNNVLVYGFATTTKDFYALKQDILNFTKLDLEFIPFKDNEFIHPNVSAKILYDGEMIGWIGKLHPGYDQTDAFYAEILVKNIEPVITFEAIDSEPLKTIDLTFELDKKDYIADKINKIKATAKVFDIQQIDDYHKETTHNVTLRVTATSDNIELIDKEFNK; via the coding sequence ATGTATTTATCATTAAATCACTTAAATACTTACTTTAAAAATAGGAAAGTCAGTGCCGAAGAAGTATCAAACGCTTTAAATGCACTTGGTTTAGAAGTTGAAGAAATTAAACAATTCAGCGATGTTAAAGGACTTTTATTTGCTGAAGTTTTAAAAGTTTGTGACAACCCAAAACAACCACGTCTTGATATTGTTGAAATTAAAACAAAAGACGGTAATAAAACCATCCAAACCAATAACAAAGTGTTAAAACCAGGTGATATTACAATTTGCTTCCCAGTTGGCGCTTCAAAAGGTGATATGGTATTTGGTGCGGTTGAATTACAAGGACATATTTCTGAAGGTATGTTCGCATCATGATCTGAAATCGGATATGATTGAACATTATTATCTGAAAAAGATCAAGTTTTAGTATTACCAAATGGTTTTGCAACAATCAATGATGATCCAATGCAAAAATTAGGTTTAGATGATACTATAATCGAAATCTCAACAACAGCAAACCGTAATGATGCAAACTCATATTATGTTATTGCACAAGAAATCGCTGCATACTATGGTGATTTAGGTTTAGCATTCCACATTAAAGATACTAAATCAACTTTTAATAGCGACGTCAAGGCAACAAACGGAATTGCTAAAGCATTAACTTTCACAGAAATTAAAGGTAAAAAAGCATCAACATTAGAAGATAAAATGCTTTTAGCAAAACATGGTATTGATGCAAAATTTGATTGAGCAGTAAACTTAACAAATTTAACATTATTAAACATTGGTGTGCCTGCACACGTTTATGATAGAACTAAAATTGCTAATAACTTAACTACTTCAACATACACTGGTAAATTAACAATCCTTGGTGAAAAAGAAGTTGAATTAAATAATGTACTAGTTGTAAACGATGATAAAGAACCTATTTCAATTGCATGTGCAATGGGGCTTGAAAAATCAAAAACAACATTAGAGACAAATGATTATCTTTTTGAAGTTGGAGTTTTTGATCATTCACAAGTACGTCATAGTGCTAAAGAATTAAAAATGATCTCTAATTCAGCATCACAAGGTTCAAGAGTTATCACACCACAATTAGCTAATTTAGCTATGCAATACATTCGTATGAACGCAGAAGGTTTAGAAATCTCTCAAATTATTAACCCTGTTGATTACCGCTCACATAAAAAGATTGCATTTGATGCAAGTAAATTACAAAAATATACAAACTCACACGATATTACTAAATTTGATGAAGCTAAATCACAATTATCAAACTTAGGTTACATTTTCGAAAACGACTATGTGCTAGTTCCAAACTATAGATATGATGTTAATATCTTTGAAGATATTATTGAAGAATTATTCAGATATTACTCATACGATAAATTTGAACCACAAGCAGTTAAATCTGTTCCATTAATCACACAAAATAGAGATATTTCAAAGAATTTAATTCAAGCACAAGGTTATTCAGAAGCAAGAACATTTACACTTGTTTCACGAGAAAAAGCTCAATTAAACCCATTTAATTTTGCAAACGATATTAACCTAATGACATTCGTTTCAAAAGAAAGAGAAACAATCAGAAATTCAATCATCACTTCATTATCTGAAGTTGTTGAATATAACCAAAAACGTAAAATTACAAACATTAATATTTTCGAAAAAGGAATGATTAATAATAATGTCTTAGTTTATGGTTTTGCAACTACAACAAAAGACTTTTACGCCTTAAAACAAGATATTTTAAACTTTACTAAACTTGATTTAGAATTCATTCCATTTAAAGATAATGAATTCATCCACCCTAATGTTTCAGCTAAAATCCTTTACGACGGCGAAATGATTGGATGAATTGGTAAATTACACCCAGGTTATGATCAAACTGATGCATTCTATGCTGAAATTCTTGTTAAAAATATCGAACCTGTTATCACATTTGAAGCAATTGATTCAGAACCTTTAAAAACAATTGACTTAACATTCGAATTAGACAAAAAAGACTATATCGCAGATAAAATTAATAAAATTAAAGCAACTGCAAAAGTATTTGATATTCAACAAATTGATGATTATCACAAAGAAACAACACACAATGTAACTTTAAGAGTTACTGCTACATCAGACAATATTGAATTAATCGACAAAGAATTCAATAAGTAG